Genomic segment of Edaphobacter bradus:
CAATGAGGTCCACTACGCCACGGACCACTCCTACTCCGACCACCGCATCGCCCTCCAGCAGACCGTCCTCGAAGGTCTCGACTACCTCCAATCTCATCGCTGAGCGGCGCGCCCACAAGCAACCGCTCCCTCGCTCGCATCATCCTCAACAAGTAGCTGTGCGAAACTGGCCGCAGCCCACTCTACTATGCTCGCTCACATCAACTTCCGGCACCCCTGGTTCCTTGCCATCTTTGTCCTTTGCGCTGGCATTGTTGTCTCCAATCTGGGGCACTACATCCTGTTCCGCGTACTCCGCAAGCAAGAGGAGCAGCAGACGACCCGCTGGGGAATTCGGGAGCACCTTAGCCGCCCTGCGCGCTCCATCTTCTCCTTCACTTGTCTCGCCATTGTTCTTCCCCTCGTTCCCGGCGTGCCCGACTACCTTTACGCCATCCTCCGCCAAGGGATCGCCATGGCCATCGTCGTCGCGCTCGGCTGGTTCGCCGTCGGCAGCATCTACGTCTTCGAGGCCATCATGCTCCGCCGCTACGACCTCACCGCGGAGAACAACATCCAGGCCCGGCGCGTCCACACCCAGTTCCAGCTCTTCCGCCGCATGCTCATCGCCCTCGTCGTCATCATCGACATCGGCGCGCTCCTCTGGACCTTCAACGACCCCCGCATCCTGCACTACGGCTCCGGCCTTCTCGCCTCCGCCGGAGTCGCCTCCGTCATCCTCGCCACCGCCGCCCGCTCCACCGCCGCCAACTTCTTCGCCGGTCTGCAGATCGCCTTCACCGAGCCCATCCGTATCCACGACGTCGTCGTCATCCAGGGCGAGTGGGGACGCATCGAAGAGATCAACTCTGCCTACGTCGTCGTCAAGATCTGGGACCTCCGCCGCCTCATCGTGCCCTTGTCCTACTTCATCGAAAACTCCTTCCAGAACTGGACACGCGAGGCCACCGACCTCCTCGGCACCGCCTTCCTCTACGTGGACTACTCCATCCCCGTCGAAGACCTCCGCCAGCAACTCAAGCGCATCGCAGAGTCCTCACCTCTCTGGGACAAGAATGTCTGCGGCCTCCAGGTCACCAATCTCACCGACCGCACCATGGAGCTTCGCTGCCTCGTCAGCGCCCGCAACTCCAGCGACAGCTTCGACCTCCGCTGCCTTGTCCGCGAGCAGATGATCAACTACATCCAGCAGAACTACCCCAACGCCTTCCCCACCACGCGCTTCGCCGCCACAGCCGAGATCCCCGTGCAGTCCTCCTCCGCGCCCGCGCAACCTCCGCTCGAGCCGGCCTCCTTCCAGAAATCCGCCCGTCAATAGCTTCTCCTCCAAATCGACAAGGCCCGCTTGGAGACACTCTCCGCTACTGTCCCTTCATCTGCGCCTTCCCGATAGCAGCAACCAGACCGCGCAGCCTGCCCGGATCCACATCGCTTACCGCCACAAACTCCAGCTCCGGAGTGTCGACACGGACTATATGGAAGCCCGAGTGCTCCGTGACAAGCTCGCCGGGTACACTCGCCCCTCCTCGCTCCCGCACAAACACTGACACCCGATGCCTCCCGATGCTGTACAGCAGTTGCGCCACCGGCTGATTGTGCAGATAAGCCAGATTTGCCCCATCCAGCCTCGTATCCTCCGGCAACCCCTCCGGAAGATTGAAGGTGAAAGGGATCTTGCCCTGGAACCACGGCTTGACGGTGTGACGATCCGAGGAGAGCACCTGCGGCTTCTGGTTCGCCGCCAGCGTACCAATATGCTGATCGAGCACCTCAGTCACCAGCGCCGCCTCATCGACACGTGCCACCGCACCCCGCTGCAAAGATACGATGCCCACCGAGACCAGCAGCAGCGCCACCGCCGCTGCCCAACCCAGCAGGCCAAACCTCATGGCTCTTCGAGCTTCCGTCACCCGCACACCGCGACTCTGCGTGCCTTCAACCTCTGAAGCCTTCTCCGAGGCCTGGGGCAACAACCGCTTCTGCAGATCTCCGGGAATTACGTAACGACTCCCAGCCCGCGCCGCCGTAGACTTCAACACCATCTGCGACAGCGCACTCGCCGTGCACGCCTGGCACGCGGCAAGATGCTCATTCACTCCGGCAACCTGATCAGAGGAGAGCTCGCCATCGGCAAACAGATTCAGCACGCTCGGCGTCAGATGCTCTGTCATACTCGCGTCTCCCTCCTTCGGCCAAGCTCCTGCCGAAGCGCCATCCGCGCACGCGCAATTCGCGACATCACCGTACCCATCGGAATCTCCAGCACCGTTGCAATCTCTCTGTACTTCATCTCTTCCACATCGCACAGCAGAATCACCTCGAGCAACCTCGGTGGCAACTGCTCCATCGCCTCTTCCACCGCTGCCCGGTCGCTCAGCCGGATCAGGTTGCTCTCCGGAGTCTCCCGCTCGATCGCGCCCTCAGGATAAAGCGGCGGCCCCGCGTCGCTACTCTCCAGCTCATCCTCCAGAGCCACCGTGCGCATCGCAGCTAATCCCGTCCGCGACGTCTGATACGTATTCCGCAGAATCCGAAAGATCCACGCCTTGAAGTTCGTCCCCGGCTCAAAGCTGCTGAACCCCCGCAGAGCCTTGAGAAACGTCTCCTGTACAAGGTCCTCTGCATCAGCCGGATTCCGCGCCAGCCAGTGGGCAAGGTTGTACAGAGCAGGCAGCAACGGAGCCGCGAGATCCTCAAACCCACTGGGTTGAGGACCGTTCTCACGCGCCGCGCGTTTCCATGGCAGTAGCGTCATCGCTCAGCAGATATCTGCCCTCGCTCCAAAGATGAAAACTGCCAGCCCGCAAATTTATTCCGTCCTCTTCCAAGAAATATCAACGGAATAAACCATGCACAGTCCAGTTTGCATGTGCGGAGGTTCTATCCGATGAAGGACAACGACAACGTTACACCCGTACGAACACGGCCTCAAATATCCGAACCCACATCCGAACTCACATCCGGGCCCATATCCGAACCCACGTCATCCCAACCCATATCCGAGCCCCAGCCCGCAAGCGACGGAATCGACCGCCGCAACTTCCTCTCCTGCATGGCCTGGGCCGGTACCGGTCTGCTTTGGACGATGGCCGGCGGCGTTCCCACGTCAAGACTCTTTGCCGCAACCGCAGGCTCCGCATTCCAAGCCGCGGCCGGCTTCAGCTTCGTCCAGATCAGCGACAGCCACATCGGCTTCAACAAAGCCGCCAATCAGGACGTTACCGGAACCCTCAAGCTCGCCATCGATAAAATCAATGCACTTCACACTACGCCCGAACTTCTCCTGCACACCGGCGACATAAGCCACGCCTCGCGCGCCACCGAGTTCGACACCGCAGAGCAGCTCGTCAAAGCCGCCCGCGTCGGCCAGATCTTCTACGTCCCCGGCGAGCACGACACCGCGTCCGACGACGGCGCCCTCTATCGCGAGCGCTTCGGCAAAGGGACCCTCGGCAGCGGCTGGTACAGCTTCAACCACAAAGGCGTGCACTTCATCGGCCTCAACAACTGCCTCCAGATCGACGCCCTCGGCAAGCTCGGCCCCGAGCAGCTCACGTGGCTCAAACAGAATCTCGCCTCGCTCTCCGCCTCCACCCCCATCGTCATCTTCGCCCACCTCCCTCTGTGGATGGTCTATCCCGAGTGGGGCTGGGGCACTGCCGACGGCGCCGAGGCCCTCTCCTACCTCAAGCGCTTCGGCTCCGTCACCGTCCTCAACGGACACATCCACCAGGTCGTCCAGAAGGTGGAAGGCAACGTAGCCTTCCACACCGCCACTTCGACAGCGTTCCCACAACCCGCACCCGGCAAGGCTCCAAGCGCCGGACCCATGGTCGTCCCTGCCGGCAAACTCCGCAGCGTCCTCGGCATCACCCAGGTCCGCTACATCGCCCGGCAAAGCCACCTCGCCCTCGTCGACTCCTCACTCGCGGAAACAGTATGACCCGCCTCCGCATCTCCGCCGTCTGTGCCACTGCATTGCTGTCCTCGCTGTTACTCGCCCGCGTTCACCCCTTCGGTGACGCGGGCCTTTATACCCCCAACCCCTCGCCCGCACCCATCATGGAACACTCCTCTGTACCGCCTCAGGTGCGCGATCTTCTCACTGCCAAATGTGCCGACTGCCACTCCACTCAGACTCGAGCACCCCTCTACGGCCGCCTCGCGCCCATCTCGTGGTTCATGGAGCGTGACATCCTCGAAGGCCGCAAACACATGGACCTCTCCGCGTGGGACACCTACACCTCAGACCAGCAGCAAACCCTCCAGGCGAAGATCATCCAGCAGACCCGAGCCGGCAAGATGCCTCTGCCCCAATACCGAAACATCCACCGCAACTCCGCCATCACCGCGGCCGACCTGCAGCTCCTCACCCAGTGGGCACATCAGTCGTCGCCGCTCGCAACAGACCCAAGCCAGCCGCTCCCCACCGAAGGCAGCGCAGTCCAGGGCAAGCTCGTCTTCGAGAAGCGCTGCACCGGATGCCATTCGCTTGCCCAGAACCGCGAAGGCCCCAATCTCAGTGGAGTCTTTGGACGAACCTCCGGACAAGCGCCCGGCTTTACATACTCCCCGGCCCTTCAAAATGCGCACATCGTCTGGAACGAGCTCACCCTCGACCGCTGGCTCACCGACCCCGACGCCTACCTCCCCGGAAACAACATGGACTTCCACGTAGCAAAGCCGCAGGAGCGCCGCGACCTCATCCGATTCCTGAAAGAAAGCGCCGCCCCGAACTCTTCTACTCCGTAATTGCGATGCGTGGATCGGAGCGAACTCCGACTCCGGTCATCCTTTCCGTCATCCCCGCAGTACCTGTGGACCAGCCTTTCTACTACCTTCCGGCTTCTGCGCATGGCGCGGCTTCAAAAAGTGACCTCGATTAAAATCGTCTAAAATCGATGAGACGATATGACTAGAATTATTACGACCAAAATTGTGCTGTCTTTGGTCGCTACCTGTGTGGTCGCCGCGCCCGTGAGCGCGCAGGTTCGAGGTGAGCTCAAGGGCCGGATCAGCGACCCATCCGGTGCGGCCATCTCCGGCGCGCAGGTCACGCTCACCCAGACCGCCACCGGCGTTCGTCAGAACGCCGCGACCACCGATGCGGGCGAATACGACTTCACCCAACTGAACTCCGGCACCTACAGCATCGCCGTCGATCGCCCCTCCTTTGCTCGCCTTCAGCGCAATGGCATCACCGTCACCGTAGGCCAGACGGTGAACCTCGACCTCGCCCTGCAACCCGGCCCCGACAACCAGACCATCACCGTCAACGCCGACGCGCCCCTGCTCCAGACCGCCACCAGCGACATCGCCACCACCATAGCCGGAAGCACCGTCGTCGCGCTCCCCCTCAACTCGCGCAACTTCGTCCAGTTGAGCACCCTCGCACCAGGCGTCGCACTGCCACCCGGAACCCTCCTCCCGCGCATCAACGGCGGCCGTCCCCGCACCAACGAGTACCTCTACGACGGAATCTCCGCCCTGCAGCCCGAGCCCGGCCAGGTCGCCTTCTTCCCCATCATCGACGACATCGCCGAGTTCACCATCGAGGCCAACAACGTTCCCGCGGAGTTCGGCCGATTCAACGGCGGAGTCGTCAACGTCGCCACGCGCAGTGGCAACAACCAGTTCCACGGCAGCCTCTACGAGTTCTTCCGCAACGAAGCCCTCAACTCGCGCAACTACTTCGCAGGCAGCGCCGCACGCAAGCCCGAGTATCGCCGCAACCTCTACGGCGGCACCATCGGCGGCCCCATCCTGCACGACCGCCTCTTCTTCTTCGGCGACTATCAGGGCATCAAGCAGCGCATCGGCGTCACCCGCATCTCGACCGTGCCAACGCTCGCCGAGCGCCGGGGAATCTTCACCGGCGTCGCAAAGATCTACGATCCAACCACCACGCAGGTCGTCAACGGCAAGGTCATCCGCACCGAGTTCCCCAACGACGTCATCGACAAGCCGCTCGATCCCGCCGCCGTCGCGCTTCTCGCGCGCTACCCACTCCCCACCAGCGGCGGAGCAGCCAACAACTTCACCCGCACCGCAAACGACGACGACCACCAGAACCAGTTCGACCTCCGCATCGACGCCGCGCACGGCAGCCGCGACCGCGGCTTCGCCCGCTACACCTACTACAACGAGGTCGAGCAGCCCGTGACCCCGCTCCCCGAGGGCTCCGGAGCCATCGGCGGCTCGGTCATTGGCACCGGAAACGTCGGCGGACTCTCCAACATCCTCGGCCAGCAGATCGTCCTCAGCGAGACCCACACCTTCTCCCCCAGCGTCGTCAACGACGTCCGCCTCGGCTATACGCGCCGCGGCAACACGCAGTCCGGCCCCACTCTCAGCAGCACCGCATCGGACGCGCTCGGAATCCCCGGCATCCCCACCAACGCCTCCTTCAACAACGTGCTGCCCCTCTTCACACTCACCGGCTTCCAGCAGCTCGGAGCCAACGCCAGCACCTCCGCCCGCTACCAGACCTCCGTCTCCGAGCTCATCGACACCGTCCTCTTCACCCACGCCGCGCACTCCCTCAAGGCAGGCGCCGACATGCGCCGCTACGAGCTCAACGCCATCTCACCTCCCAACCCCACCGGCTCCTTCTCCTTCACCAACACCGGCACCAATACCACCGGCGCCAAAGGTTCTACCGGCGGCAACGCACTCGCCGGCTTCCTCCTCGGCCAGGTCGACACCTTCTCCATCGACCTCCAGAACCGCACCATCCGCCCCCGCGACTACATCTACGAGTTCTTCGCCCAGGACGACTGGCGCATATCCCCGCGTCTTACCCTCAACATCGGCGCACGCTGGACGCTCCATCTCCCCTCCACCGAGACCCGCAACCAGGGAGCCGTCTTCAACCTCGCCACCCAGCAGCTCGACTACCTCGGCGTCAACGGCTACCCTCGCACCGCCCGCGAGCTGCACTGGGCGAACGTGGCCCCGCGCCTCGGCTTCACCTTCGCCGTCGATCCCAAAACCGTCCTCCGCACCGGCTTCGGAATCGTCTTCATCGACCAGAGCGGAATCACCACGCCCTTCACCACGCCGCAGTATCCCTTCATCCAGAACGTCCAGCAGAAGACCACCGACGGCTTCGTCCCGGCCTTCCAGCTTTCGAAGGGCCCCACCGTCACACCCATTCCCCTCACGCCCGACGCCGGTCTCGGCCAGAGCGTCTACACCGCGAACCGCAAAGCCGGCTCTGGATACGTACAGCAGTGGAACCTCGCCGTGCAGCGTTCCATCACGAACAATCTCTCCGTCGAGATCGCCTACGTCGGCTCGCACATCGTCCACGTTGGCATCCCTGACGCGAACCTCAACCAACTCACCGCCGCGCAGCTCGCCACCGGCCTCACCAACCCCACCGCACTCACCGCGCAGGTCACAAACCCCTACTACGGCCTGATCCCCCCATCCAGCAGCATCGGAGGTCCTAAAGTGGCCGCGGCCCAGCTCCTCAAACCCTACCCGCGCTTTCAGAACGTCGCCATCTACCGCAACAACAGCGGCACCACCAACTACAACGCCATCGAAGCCAAGGCCGAGCAGCGCCTCAGCCACGGCCTATCCTTCCTCTTCAGCTACACCCACTCCAAGCTAATCGACGACGCATCCTCCGTCTTCTCCTCCACCGTGCTCTCGTCCCCCAACAGCTCGTCGCTCATCGCAGCCGACACCTACCGTCCCTATCTCGAGCGCGACTCCTCAAACGGCGACATGCCCAACGTCTTCGCCATCAGCGGAGTCTACGAGCTCCCCCGCTATGCCGGCCACGGCCTCGCCACGAAAGCATTCGGTGGCTGGACCCTCAACGCCATCGTCAGCCTGCAGAGCGGCATGCCCGTCACAGTCACCCAGGCCACCAACCTCAACAGCTTCGCCGGAGTCGTCCTGCGGCGCCCTAACCTCACCGCCAACCCCGCTCTATCGCCCGGCCAGCGCACCCCGGCACACTTCTTCAACACCGCCGCCTTCGCCACAGCGCCTGAGTTCACCTTCGGCAACGCATCGCGCAACCCCGTCCGCGGCCCCGCCTATCGCAACGCCGACTTCGCTCTGGTCAAGCACACCCGCATCGGCGAGCGCACCGACGTCGAGCTGCGCGCCGAGCTCTTCAACGTCACCAACACCCCCGCCTTCTCGCAGCCCAACGGCTCATTCGGAGCCGCAGCCTTCGGCAGCATCACCAGCACCACCACCGACCCGCGCGTCGCGCAGTTCGCCGTCAAGCTCAGCCGCTAACCCTCTACTGTTGTCACGTCCGTCATGCGGGCCTACACTCCCACGCATGACGGCACAAGAGCTGGAATCCCTCTGGGAAGAGCACACCCGCCACGAATTCGTCACCCGCGATCTCCAGTCCACCCTCGACACCATGGTCGACGACGCCTACGTCAACCACATCCCCACCATGACTGGCGGCTACGGCAAGGAGGCCCTCCGCGGCTTCTACGGCCACGACTTCATCCCCTGCATGCCGCCCGACACCACCCTCACCCCGGTCTCCCGCACCGTCGGTGCCGACCAGCTCGTCGACGAGATGATCTTCTCCTTCACCCACACCATCGAGATGCCTTGGATGCTCCCCGGCATCGCTCCCACCGGCCGCCGTGTCGAGGTCCCGCTAGTCGCCATCGTCCACTTTCGCGATGGCAAACTCGCCCACGAACACATCTACTGGGATCAGGCCTCTGTCCTCAAACAACTAGGCGTGCTCAACGACCCAACCCTCCCCATCCAGGGAGCCGAAACCGCAAAGAAGGTCCTCGAAACGCTACGATAGACGGTTCGAGCAGCGGATGTTGTGTACCGCCATATCTATATCTATTGCACGGTAAGTGCGATGGAGGTCTGCTGCATGACTGACCCGGCGCTGGCGGTCATGACCACCGTCGATTGTCCTGCAGGGGTACCTGGCACAGTGTGTTTGTTGTCGGAGCAACCCGCGATGAGTCCTGCGACCGCAACGAACAGAAGCATTACACCCAGCAGACGAATGGCATAAACTCCGTTGCCGCGTGACCGCCGGCGCCGAATCGCCAGGATAGACGCGAAAGGCAAAAGCAGTGCTGAAGTGATCCCTGCGGCGTACGTGCTCCGAAGATGTCGCTGTAGCCGACTTGTAGTGGACATCGTGGTCTGGATGGTGACGGTGCCCGTCGCGGGGGCAGTAGGCGACACGGTGAGCGACGAGGGAGAAAAAGTGCAGGTGGCTTTTGCTGGCAAACCACTGCAGGCCAGGCTGACGGATCCGCTGAAACCATTCACGGGTGTGACACTGACGTTGGCTTGGGTCGAGTTGCCTGCGGTGACTGTGGCCGCACCTTCGGAAGCGCTGAAGCCGAAGGTGGGTGTACCGCCGGCCGTTGTCGTGTTTGTGATCCCGGCGAAGAGACCGTGGGCCATGTTGGCAAGTCCGGCGGTGAAATACACCGTGCTGGTATCGCCGCCGCTGACGGAAGTCGTGCCGGTGACAGTCGTGCCGCCCGGAAGAAGCTCCCACAAGTCGCCGTAGGTGAGAGCCTTACCAGTAGCGTCCATCAGTTGCCCGAGGTAGGCAAACGTCTTAGGGTCGTAGACGTTGATGATTCCATTACCGAAGTTCCCAACGAGCAGATCATTGCTGAAGATGCCGAAGTTGGCGGGGGCGAAGGCGATTCCCCAGGGCGCGTTGAGATTGCCGAAGGTAAGCACGCGGGAAACGAACTTCCCCGTCGTGTCGAATACGTTGACGACGCCATGGCCGGGACCCGCTCCGTAGTTGGCAATGTTACGCAACGTATAGGTGACGAAGACCTGCGTGCCTAAAACGTGCACCGAGAAGGGAAAGTAGCCCGGGGGAAGACTCGGATCGGTAAAGCTGCCGGCGAGCTTCGTCGGCTTAAAGGTGTTGTCGTATACCTCGATCGCGTTACCCTCGAAGTTCGCCGCGAGGATATAGCTGTTGGTGGTGACTCCGCCGGTGGCGATGTTCAGGATCGCCAGACCCGTGTAGGCAGAGGCGTGGTTGTTGATCACGATCTCGCAGATGGAGTTGGCAAAACCGAGCTTGCTGTTCCACCCCGAGATTGTGCCGTCGAGGGTCGAGAAGAGGAAATTGGCTTTGCTGCCGTTCGATAGAACCATCCCGGTGGCTCCAGCCGTCGTGACGGCGCCGGCAGGCATACCCGTCGCACCTACCGCCCCGGACGCGGCCGGTACGATGACCTTGAAGGGAATGGCTCCAGCGGGCGTAACGATGTAGGCGAAGCCGGTGCCCTGGGCGCTAATCCACCACACTGGGCTGGAGGTGACGGCCCACGGGTTGATGAAGTTGGCGTCCATCGTCGTGGCAGGCACGGAGCCGTCCGAAACAATGTTGGTCACTTTATACGATTGTCCCGCTGCCGGCAGGCATATGGCAGCGAAGGCTACGATGGAGAGAAGGCCTTCATTTCGCATCGCGACGCACTCGCTTTCTTCCGCAGACGCAAGGCTGCCCCTGCGGACTGGGATACCAAGTCAGGTCGAATATTAGCCAGTTGCATAGTAGCCAGTTGCACCGAACCAAATGTCTGGGAATTGTAAGGGAATTGTCAATTCATCGCGACAATGCGGGGGGCAGTCGAACGCCTGGGTGCCCCATCCTTCGCAGTCTCATCGTGAATCGGGTCCCCAGAGAGCTTGCTCACTGGGGTGAGGAAGGGTTGGAAAGCAAGTCGCTAGGCCGCCCGATGCTTTGCTGTCTGTTGCTTTGAAGGGTTAGCCCGCCGAGTGCCAACCGCCGGATGCCCCAAACTTCTGGTCGCTGATGAAGCGCAATCTGGCAGGAACCTATGTAGCTGTCGAACCATTCCACCTTGACCGCTATCTTGACGAGCAGATGTTCCGGTTCAACAACCGCCAGAATAAGACGGACGAGCAGCGGTTCAACAAGGCTCTCTCACAGGTCGCAGGAAAGAGGCTCACATACAACGAGCTTACCGGCGCTGGCAGTGCTACCTCACACTAAGTGGCGGCAAGGACGCGGAAAACTTCTCGAACCTCTCTTTCGCTTCCGGGCCTTCATGGTATTGGTGCTTCATGTTTGCATCCGAGTAGGTGAACTTCGTTCCGTTCTCTACGATTTATCCATACCACAATCATTTCCATCTGTTGCGCCATCCTGGGCAGCACATTCTCGGTTGGACTTATTTTTTCCGCTTGGTCTGATGTCCACCACAGTGGAAGGTCATCGTATCGCTCTCCCAACCGATGCATTAGAGAAGTTATTCTCTTCCCAAAATCTTTATCCGTATATGCATAGAGGAGTTTCTGTTGCCACTTGATCTTCTTCAGCGAGCGAGCAGCCATGGCTTCCGCCGCCTTCGCGGGATCTGTTTCGTTAGGATCAAGAATGTCATTGGGATATGGCCCCAAACTGGCGTAGAGGTCACGCAGTTCTTTGGCTAGCTGAAGGGATTCAAGCTGGAACGGAGAAACTACCGCCTTCACCTCTTCCAGCTGCCCTATAGCTTCGCGCCTCTCTTCGTCACATAGTCTTCGGCTCTCCTGCGCTCGCCACAAGTCGGCCTTGTGCCCGGCTTCCACCCTCCGCATTTGATCGGCGTCGGCGTGGTCAGGGGGAGATGCCAAAGCTGCCGTAGAAGAAACTGGGAGATGCTCTTGCTTCTGCTCTCCCTTACGGTAAAGAGAAAAGACAATTAGCAGCACTCCGAGTATGAGCAGACATGCAAACAGCACCCAGTCCACCGGGATCCGGTGAGCAGCTTGCGATATGGCCTTGAAGATCGCCCCTATCACCGTAGAGCCTCCAATCCACTTCGCCAATTCAACGGCAAGGTTTCCGCGAATTTCCTTCCAGCCTTGCGCGACTCTCTCTTTGAAACTAGCCATGCGTCATTGTCCATCCCTTCTGGGGGACGGTAAAGCCATGAAGTTAAAGGCCAAAGCCGACCTTCCCCCAGACTAGCCACGAGGTAACGCCCTGACGCCTGTGCGTCAAGTGATTTATTACCCCTACAAGAAGTAAATCAGCCAAAACCTCAGAAAAAATGCTTGTCAAGCCCCAAAGCCATCTAAACCCATAAAAATAAACCACTTCCAAGTGGCAGAGTAGTTCTCCTCAAGCCGCTAAAATAAAACCAGCACGTAAAGAAAGAAGCCCTGGCCAAGCCGGGGCTCTCTTTTCCGCCACTAAGTCATTTGAATTCAATATCTTGATCTATAACTTGTTTATTATGAATATCTTGCACGGGGAGTCCAAAGCTAAACCAAATAAAATGAATATTTTACGCAAAAACAGGGGGGAGGGGGGTACCCTCAAAGCTGACTCGCTACCCAGCCTTCCGGACCTCGACCAGCGTCGAGTAGAACGTAGGGCCGCCGCCGATATCGGCCAGCCGCTCGCTCGTCAGCGCATTCACATTTGCGCCATCGCGCGAGAGCTTGTTCCAGTCCAGCCGCGCCGCCACAACGCCCGCACCTACGCGGCCATCGACAACCGCGCGCAGCAGAATGCGTCCGCGCCCGTTGAAGACCTCGACCTCGTCGCCCGTCGCAATACCGCGAGGAGCAGCGTCCGTCGCATGCATCTCGAGCACGCCCGCTGTACGCGACTCCATCTTCTGATGGACACCGAGGTTAGCGAAGGTCGAGTTCATATAGTTGTCCGCCTTGCGCGGCAGAAACTCCAGCGGATACTCCTTCGCGTTCGCCCGCGACTCCGCCGGAGCCACAAACACCGGAACCGGAACCAGTTCGCCGCGCCCGCTCGGCGTGTGGAACCACGCAGCCGTGGAGAAGGGAAGCACTTCACCGGACTCGTTCGCCGGAAGCGGCAGCCGGACGTGACCTTCGCGCTCAAGCCGCTCGCGCGTGATGCCCGCAAACCAGGGGTCTTGCGAGCCGAGCGCCTGGTCAATCAGCTCGTCCTCGCGATCGTCGAAGCAAGCCTCAGAAAAGCCCATCCTGCGGCCCAGCTCGCCGAAGAGCGTGACGTTGTTTCGCGCCTCGCCCAGCGGAGCGATCGCCCGCTCGCTGACCTGCGCGTAGAGATGACCGTAAGCGCCCTGCACGTCCTTCGTCTCCAGGAACGT
This window contains:
- a CDS encoding ester cyclase: MTAQELESLWEEHTRHEFVTRDLQSTLDTMVDDAYVNHIPTMTGGYGKEALRGFYGHDFIPCMPPDTTLTPVSRTVGADQLVDEMIFSFTHTIEMPWMLPGIAPTGRRVEVPLVAIVHFRDGKLAHEHIYWDQASVLKQLGVLNDPTLPIQGAETAKKVLETLR
- a CDS encoding TIGR03118 family protein; the protein is MRNEGLLSIVAFAAICLPAAGQSYKVTNIVSDGSVPATTMDANFINPWAVTSSPVWWISAQGTGFAYIVTPAGAIPFKVIVPAASGAVGATGMPAGAVTTAGATGMVLSNGSKANFLFSTLDGTISGWNSKLGFANSICEIVINNHASAYTGLAILNIATGGVTTNSYILAANFEGNAIEVYDNTFKPTKLAGSFTDPSLPPGYFPFSVHVLGTQVFVTYTLRNIANYGAGPGHGVVNVFDTTGKFVSRVLTFGNLNAPWGIAFAPANFGIFSNDLLVGNFGNGIINVYDPKTFAYLGQLMDATGKALTYGDLWELLPGGTTVTGTTSVSGGDTSTVYFTAGLANMAHGLFAGITNTTTAGGTPTFGFSASEGAATVTAGNSTQANVSVTPVNGFSGSVSLACSGLPAKATCTFSPSSLTVSPTAPATGTVTIQTTMSTTSRLQRHLRSTYAAGITSALLLPFASILAIRRRRSRGNGVYAIRLLGVMLLFVAVAGLIAGCSDNKHTVPGTPAGQSTVVMTASAGSVMQQTSIALTVQ